The genomic region AGCTCCTTGTCCAGATCCTCCACCGTCTTCCATTTGTCCTAGAGGATGCAGGGAATATTAGATCACTAACAGCACACACTTTGGGTTGAAAACATTTGGTAGGAATTGGTTCTCTATTCCTGTCCTCAGTTTTGGAAACACACATTATTTTATCAATTAGCAACTATTTAGATAATCGATCAATCGGTTTGAGTCgtgaatattttaatattactttttaatccactacatttatttgataacttCAGTTAGTTACATTGCAGATTCAGATCAATAATAGAAGATATAATTAACAAACACATTATgatgtgaaacatgaacatattgatgcatcaataattataatccaataatagaGCTGCAGAGATTGACcaataatcgattagttgtctaAATAATCGCCAGCTATTTTCGGTTTGAGTCATCaaaacttctctgatgtcagcttgttaaatgtgaatatgttctagtctcttctctcctctgtgacagtaaactgaatatctttgagttgtggacaaaataattcatttgaggacgtcatcttgggctttggagaaagaaatcaacatttttaaccattttctgacattttatagaccaaacaactaatccattgatccagaaaataatccacagattcATCGACTGTGAATAGAATCCTTAGTTGCCGCTCTACTTCTTGAGTCTGTCATCAAAGGATATGGCTGTTTATTATTGGTCGATGGAGCAAAGTTGAACTGTTACACTGTTTGTGCACtctcagaaaaagaaaagaaaataacagTACCTTTAAGGTACAAAACTTTGTCACTGGGGTGGTACCCTCAATAGTACATCTTCGTACCTTTAGGTCTCCTgtacactggctgcgtggcgtctgcgtggcgttttctacgtctttacacaccagaaacgtgtctgacgcggcgctgctgctgctagcctcgtctgtacacatgtatgtttcccataaacataaacataaatatatactgatctgattacaacaaagacaacgtcggcagtattgacggcaaaataggctacagaatattttgttctgtattgacaggtgcaatatttgaaaatcgataattattattttattttttttaaaattacatttatatctgcatttatgtcaaaacttagagactttcaaacataaAAATTTCATTTATtactatgtatttgtgtcaaaatgacatataaacatcttttcctattctattttgcctggaaacgcttccaacatgctTGCGTGTCGCATGAAAAATAGGCGTGAGAGAgctgcgcctgagacgtgcgtgtcacgcaggcagtgtgcaagcactaacctgttaccatgggagctgaaataaaaacggacacgctacgcagctgacacgctcacgccacgcagccagtgtgaaggAGCCCTTAGTCAGAGGAACTACATTTTACCTTACTTGTTTGTACCTTCTAAAGGGACAAATATTGTATCTTCGAGGATCAATTATGTACAAAGTACAACAAAGTATCTCTGGAAAATGTACAATTTTGTCCCATTAAGGTAGTGTCCCAGTGACAAAGCCATGCTGTACCTTTAAGTggcaaataaagtttttttcttcctttagtGTGGTGATTCTATTGAAACTAATTGATTTGGGTCTGAAATGTCACTGCCATAAATTCTGGTGTGCCCGAGCCCTTTGAAATATTGTGAGATTATGGAGATTTATACCTGCAGCTTTTCCTCCGTAGTTTGTCGAgccctctgtgtctctgacagTGTTGTATCCAGTTCCTCTCCCTGCTGCAGGCGGAAGTGGAGCTCCTGCTCCAGAGGCCTCAGGGCCTCTTCTGGCTGCCGAGTGCTCGCCCGAGACCTTTGTCTGTGGGCTCTGTGCTGTATATCCTGTTGTAGATGTTCAGAACGCGCTTGGAGCTCCTTGATCCGATAACTGTCATCATCCATTGATGATTGTATCTGGTGTAGACGTCTATGCATTTCTGTTGATAATGGGTTAACAGTTCTGGTTTTAGAAACGTCAGAGGAGGAAGTCGCTCActaaaaaatgcagaaaatgtaaACTGGTTTGAACACATACCTTGTTCTCTGTCCAGCTCTTCCTGTAACTGCTCCTCCCACTGCTCGCTGCGCATCAAATCTGCCTCGTTCTGCCTCAGACGCTGCTCCAGTTTCTCCAGTTCGCCTTCGGGGACCGGAGTCATACTAGGAACTGTGGCAGACGACCTCTCTCGCTCCAtcacctctgtctctctctccagagCATGAAGCTGGATCTCCAGATCTTGCAGCCTATACTGCTGCTGCAGAATCTGCCTAAACATCTCCTctttggaggaggaagagggaattGCCTTCACAGGGTTGACAGGGTCTAGGAAAGAGACAGGGGAAGCTCTGGGTTCTGGGGAGTCTCGGGGTGACGGAGACCAGGCCCTGCTTGGTTTGGTCCTCTTGGGATGCGTTGAGGGGCCCAGACTGAAGGTGAGAGCCTTGTGTAGCTCATTGTGTTTGAGGGGCTCTGGTTCTGATGGTTGGGGAAGGGGAAAACGTCTTTTTGTTTTGGGTGTGCCTTGACCGTCACTGAGGCTGGGACCTGTCCTCCGCAGAATGAACTGGACCTCTGAAGCCAGCTGTCCCAACTGAGCCAGATGCTGAAGAGGACAGTCATCAGCAACCAGCTGCCTCTCAGTGCCTCGTATCTTGAAGATAAGAATGTAACGACCGGTCTGACCTGTGGAAAATACAGATACATAAAGGATTAATACTTAACAGCTTGCTTTATTACAAGCAACAAACAGCTGGATGTTGTGGAAAGGGGGCTGCACAAACATGTTGCACAGGAATCCCGCCCCCCAAGAAAACAGTTTACAGTGGTATCACGTCAAACGTTTCTGCAGGAAAtctttatatttgtgttttggt from Sander lucioperca isolate FBNREF2018 chromosome 3, SLUC_FBN_1.2, whole genome shotgun sequence harbors:
- the LOC116067342 gene encoding ras association domain-containing protein 7-like isoform X1 translates to MELKVWVEGAVRVVCGLSLKTSCQDVVIALAQAIGQTGRYILIFKIRGTERQLVADDCPLQHLAQLGQLASEVQFILRRTGPSLSDGQGTPKTKRRFPLPQPSEPEPLKHNELHKALTFSLGPSTHPKRTKPSRAWSPSPRDSPEPRASPVSFLDPVNPVKAIPSSSSKEEMFRQILQQQYRLQDLEIQLHALERETEVMERERSSATVPSMTPVPEGELEKLEQRLRQNEADLMRSEQWEEQLQEELDREQEMHRRLHQIQSSMDDDSYRIKELQARSEHLQQDIQHRAHRQRSRASTRQPEEALRPLEQELHFRLQQGEELDTTLSETQRARQTTEEKLQDKWKTVEDLDKELRQCKLQQFIQQTGSPNADQTNFLPVTEVYLSSAGIME
- the LOC116067342 gene encoding ras association domain-containing protein 8-like isoform X2, encoding MELKVWVEGAVRVVCGLSLKTSCQDVVIALAQAIGQTGRYILIFKIRGTERQLVADDCPLQHLAQLGQLASEVQFILRRTGPSLSDGQGTPKTKRRFPLPQPSEPEPLKHNELHKALTFSLGPSTHPKRTKPSRAWSPSPRDSPEPRASPVSFLDPVNPVKAIPSSSSKEEMFRQILQQQYRLQDLEIQLHALERETEVMERERSSATVPSMTPVPEGELEKLEQRLRQNEADLMRSEQWEEQLQEELDREQEMHRRLHQIQSSMDDDSYRIKELQARSEHLQQDIQHRAHRQRSRASTRQPEEALRPLEQELHFRLQQGEELDTTLSETQRARQTTEEKLQDKWKTVEDLDKELRQ